From a single Labrenzia sp. PHM005 genomic region:
- a CDS encoding uridine monophosphate kinase, with translation MRLLVKVSGEALAEGSSGVFSDDAISRVTEYLVSLARNGHEVVVVVGGGNIFRGTTSSDWNIERVEADNVGMLGTIANGILLRAKIEATSDVEVRLMSAVDIPAIGEKYIRRRALRHLERGRLVLLSGGIGQPYVTTDYPSVQRAVELDCNSVLCLKNGIDGVYDSDPKLNADARRYKTLSIETAITNSLGFMDRSALVLAKQHDVHIHVIGVDSGTSVLEAVNSDTVGTRVSRDAESAFY, from the coding sequence ATGAGACTGTTGGTCAAGGTGAGCGGTGAAGCACTGGCCGAAGGTTCCAGTGGTGTGTTTTCCGACGACGCGATTTCCCGTGTCACTGAATATCTGGTGTCTCTGGCGCGCAATGGCCATGAAGTAGTGGTCGTTGTTGGCGGTGGCAATATCTTTCGCGGCACCACCTCCTCCGATTGGAACATTGAGAGGGTCGAAGCCGACAATGTCGGCATGCTCGGCACCATTGCCAACGGCATTTTGCTGCGCGCCAAGATCGAGGCAACTTCGGATGTTGAAGTCCGCTTGATGTCGGCCGTTGATATTCCAGCGATCGGCGAGAAATACATCCGCCGGCGGGCCTTGCGCCATCTTGAGCGCGGCCGCCTTGTGCTCTTGAGCGGCGGCATTGGTCAACCCTATGTGACGACCGATTATCCGTCCGTTCAGCGGGCGGTCGAACTTGATTGCAACAGCGTGCTGTGCCTGAAAAACGGCATCGACGGGGTCTATGACAGTGATCCCAAACTCAATGCCGATGCCCGCCGGTACAAGACACTTTCAATCGAAACCGCAATCACCAATTCGCTTGGTTTCATGGACCGGTCTGCGCTTGTTTTGGCCAAACAGCACGATGTCCACATCCACGTCATCGGTGTTGATTCCGGCACATCTGTCTTGGAGGCGGTGAACAGCGATACGGTCGGCACCCGCGTCTCCCGCGATGCCGAAAGCGCGTTCTACTGA
- a CDS encoding ABC transporter substrate-binding protein — MRALLTTAAAALAVSATFAQAEEKTVYLAAYGGSTEALFKDVIIPRWQEKTGAKVVYVSGNSTDTLAKLRAQEGAQEIDIAFIDDGPMTQAINFGYCDTVDPETFSGLYDAARMPEGKAVGVGIVATGLAYNKEMFEEKGWNAPTSWADLADPKFKGMIAIPPITNGYGLLALIMAAKLNGGGETNIEPGFKMFEDKIGDNVLVYEPSSGKMSELFQNGEIAMSVWGSGRLKSLADTGFPGAFAYPDEGAVNLLIGACPVVDSDVPELAQDFLKFMVSAEMQRYFAVEKGWGPVNRNTELSDEEIGALPVGPGRVDKLVTIDYTVVNKERGAWTQQWTRRIEN, encoded by the coding sequence ATGCGTGCCTTGCTGACCACTGCCGCTGCTGCGCTGGCCGTATCTGCCACATTTGCTCAAGCAGAAGAAAAAACCGTTTATCTCGCCGCCTATGGCGGATCCACTGAAGCTTTGTTCAAGGATGTCATCATCCCGCGCTGGCAGGAGAAGACTGGCGCCAAAGTCGTTTATGTGTCCGGTAACTCCACTGACACTCTGGCAAAGCTGCGCGCACAAGAAGGTGCACAGGAAATTGACATCGCCTTCATCGATGACGGTCCGATGACCCAAGCCATCAATTTCGGATACTGCGACACAGTCGACCCTGAGACCTTTAGTGGACTTTACGACGCAGCGCGCATGCCGGAAGGCAAGGCTGTGGGTGTCGGTATCGTCGCAACCGGCCTTGCCTACAACAAAGAGATGTTTGAAGAAAAAGGTTGGAATGCGCCAACATCCTGGGCGGATCTTGCCGATCCAAAGTTTAAAGGAATGATCGCTATTCCGCCGATCACCAACGGTTATGGCCTGCTTGCCCTCATCATGGCAGCCAAGCTGAACGGTGGCGGCGAAACGAACATCGAGCCTGGTTTCAAGATGTTTGAAGACAAGATCGGCGATAATGTACTCGTTTATGAGCCGTCTTCCGGCAAGATGTCCGAGCTCTTCCAAAATGGAGAAATCGCGATGTCCGTTTGGGGCAGTGGCCGCTTGAAGTCTCTCGCTGACACCGGTTTTCCGGGGGCGTTTGCCTACCCGGATGAAGGTGCTGTCAATCTCCTGATCGGGGCGTGCCCGGTTGTGGATTCCGATGTGCCGGAACTCGCGCAGGACTTCTTGAAGTTTATGGTTTCAGCGGAAATGCAGCGCTATTTTGCTGTTGAGAAAGGCTGGGGCCCGGTCAACCGGAACACCGAACTTTCCGACGAAGAGATTGGTGCATTGCCGGTCGGTCCTGGACGTGTCGATAAGCTTGTCACAATCGACTACACCGTCGTCAACAAAGAGCGCGGTGCCTGGACCCAGCAGTGGACCCGTCGTATCGAAAACTGA
- a CDS encoding amidohydrolase family protein, protein MSFDLLIKNANLPDGRTGVDIACQDSVIAAVEAGITADAGKVIDAGGKLVSPPFVDSHFHMDATLSLGLPRMNQSGTLLEGIALWGELKEILTVEAVVERALKYCDLAVSQGLLAIRTHVDVCDDKLTGVQGLLEVREKVKDYIDLQLVAFPQDGLFRSPNAEKNLLKALDMGVDIVGGIPHFERTMDDGAKSVRRLCEIAAERGLMVDMHCDETDDPMSRHIETLAYETQRLGLQGRVAGSHLTSMHSMDNYYVSKLLPLIAEAEVHAIANPLINITLQGRHDTYPKRRGQTRVPEMRSYGINVAFGHDCVMDPWYSMGSGDMLEVASMGLHVAQMTSREAIRYCFECVTSHPAKAMGLEGYGLEVGCKADFVLLQARDTIEAIRLKANRLAVVKSGKVIATAEPRQTQLAIDGRPAVVDPADYAPTGN, encoded by the coding sequence ACGCAAATCTGCCCGATGGCAGAACCGGGGTGGATATTGCTTGTCAGGACAGTGTGATCGCCGCTGTTGAGGCGGGCATCACGGCAGATGCCGGCAAGGTGATTGATGCTGGCGGAAAACTGGTCTCTCCGCCGTTTGTCGACAGTCATTTTCATATGGATGCCACTCTTTCGCTTGGCCTGCCGCGCATGAACCAGAGCGGCACCCTGTTGGAAGGCATTGCGCTTTGGGGGGAGCTGAAGGAAATCCTGACTGTTGAGGCTGTGGTTGAGCGGGCGTTGAAGTATTGTGACCTCGCTGTCTCTCAAGGCCTTCTCGCGATCCGCACCCACGTGGATGTCTGTGATGACAAACTCACGGGTGTGCAGGGGCTTCTGGAAGTCCGTGAGAAGGTAAAGGATTACATCGATCTGCAGCTTGTCGCCTTTCCGCAGGACGGCCTGTTCCGCTCACCGAACGCAGAAAAGAACCTTCTGAAAGCGCTCGATATGGGTGTCGATATTGTCGGAGGTATCCCACATTTTGAGCGCACCATGGACGATGGTGCGAAATCCGTCCGCCGCCTGTGCGAGATCGCAGCTGAACGCGGCCTGATGGTCGACATGCACTGCGATGAGACCGACGATCCGATGTCGCGGCATATTGAGACCCTTGCCTATGAGACTCAACGTTTGGGGCTGCAGGGACGGGTGGCCGGATCCCATCTGACCTCGATGCATTCCATGGACAATTATTATGTGTCCAAGCTTCTGCCGCTCATTGCAGAAGCGGAAGTTCATGCAATCGCCAATCCCCTGATCAATATCACCCTTCAAGGGCGTCACGACACCTATCCGAAACGGCGGGGTCAGACCCGCGTCCCGGAAATGCGGTCCTACGGCATCAATGTCGCCTTCGGCCATGACTGTGTGATGGATCCCTGGTACTCCATGGGTTCCGGCGACATGCTGGAAGTCGCCAGTATGGGGCTGCATGTGGCCCAGATGACCAGCCGGGAGGCGATCCGTTATTGTTTTGAATGTGTTACCAGTCACCCGGCAAAAGCCATGGGTCTTGAGGGCTATGGTCTTGAAGTAGGCTGCAAGGCGGACTTCGTTTTGCTGCAGGCTCGAGACACTATCGAAGCGATCCGACTGAAAGCCAACCGGCTCGCCGTGGTGAAATCCGGCAAGGTGATTGCGACGGCTGAACCTCGGCAAACGCAACTGGCGATCGATGGCCGTCCCGCTGTGGTTGACCCAGCAGATTATGCTCCAACGGGAAACTGA
- a CDS encoding LysR substrate-binding domain-containing protein codes for MRLNHRQLEAFRAMIETSSVTEAAKRIHITQPAASRLLSDLEHQVGYPLFSRVKNRLTPTPEAQALFEEVERSFIGLETIAEAAREIGTYRRGTLHIAGMPAMALEFLPSIIGSFCKERPDISVALQIRSSQKVADCIATQQYDLGFAEISVKHPGVTSEVLLTAPLVAILPIGHSLAGKDSLKPSDMENEPFISLGAGYPIRQKIDAVFHAADVERKLQVETQLSVAVGQLVASGAGVGLIDPITAAHLEQQNRVIVRPFSPKIQYSYQALYPKHKPVSQISRSFMDIVAKHLETYDDKSAPE; via the coding sequence ATGCGCTTGAATCACCGCCAACTCGAAGCCTTCCGGGCAATGATCGAAACCAGCAGCGTGACCGAGGCCGCCAAACGGATCCACATCACCCAACCCGCAGCAAGCCGGCTCCTATCCGACCTAGAACATCAAGTCGGTTACCCCTTGTTTTCACGAGTAAAAAACCGGCTCACGCCGACTCCAGAAGCACAGGCGCTCTTCGAAGAAGTCGAGCGTTCCTTTATTGGCCTTGAGACAATCGCAGAGGCTGCGCGTGAGATTGGAACCTACCGGCGCGGCACACTTCATATCGCAGGCATGCCCGCGATGGCCCTGGAATTCTTGCCATCAATAATTGGAAGTTTTTGTAAGGAGCGGCCGGATATTTCTGTCGCCTTGCAGATCCGCAGCTCACAAAAGGTCGCGGACTGCATCGCTACTCAGCAATACGATCTGGGATTTGCAGAGATCAGTGTCAAACACCCTGGCGTAACATCTGAAGTGCTCTTGACGGCACCGCTGGTAGCGATTTTGCCGATCGGCCATTCCCTAGCTGGTAAAGACAGCCTCAAACCCTCTGACATGGAAAACGAGCCGTTCATTTCACTCGGTGCCGGCTATCCGATCCGCCAGAAAATCGATGCGGTTTTTCATGCGGCCGATGTTGAACGCAAACTTCAAGTCGAAACCCAGCTCTCGGTCGCGGTGGGCCAGCTGGTGGCAAGTGGTGCCGGGGTCGGCCTGATAGATCCGATCACAGCAGCGCATCTCGAACAGCAGAACCGCGTAATTGTCCGACCATTTTCACCGAAGATCCAATACAGCTATCAGGCGCTTTACCCAAAACACAAACCGGTCTCACAAATCAGCCGCAGCTTTATGGATATTGTCGCCAAGCACCTTGAAACTTATGACGATAAAAGCGCGCCGGAATGA